In the Euphorbia lathyris chromosome 5, ddEupLath1.1, whole genome shotgun sequence genome, one interval contains:
- the LOC136230508 gene encoding 4-coumarate--CoA ligase-like 1, which translates to MAILLPYLSFHNFPIPCHKHDHNIQIPSSSSSFKSHLNLPLLSHPQIPPKMATSPLISSIHTPQEQEHIFRSRYPPVLVPENVTIPQFVLENAELYANNVAFVDSLTGKSYTYGEFTRETKRFAKALRSIGLRKGHVVVVALPNIAEYAIVALGIMAAGGVFSGTNPAGHVSEIKKQAEAADAKLIVTDDTHYGKVKAIELPVIVLGETCNGNAMNWTELLNAADRSTDNYPSEKIEQTDLCALPFSSGTTGLSKGVKLTHRNLVANLCSTLFSVGPEMIGQVTTLGLIPFFHIYGITGICFATLRNKGKVVVMNRFELRLFMNALITHEINFAPIVPPIILALVKNPIVEEFDLSKLKLRAVMTAAAPLAPDLLTAFEVKFPGVQVQEAYGLTEHSCITLSHGDPSKGHGNSKKNSVGYILPNLEIKFVHPETNKSLPVNTHGELCVRSQCVMQGYYKNEEETARTIDIDGWLHTGDIGYIDDEGDIFIVDRIKELIKFKGFQVAPAELEAILLSHSSVEDAAVVPLPDEEAGEIPAACVVINKKAKLSEEDVMNFVAKNVATYKKIRVVQFVDSIPKSPSGKIMRRLLKDKMIEKMKMKNPNSSSSS; encoded by the exons ATGGCAATCTTACTCCCTTACTTATCTTTCCACAACTTCCCAATTCCATGCCATAAACATGATCACAATATTCAaatcccttcttcttcttcttcctttaaatCACACCTCAATCTCCCCCTTCTTTCACACCCCCAAATTCCCCCCAAAATGGCAACATCCCCCCTAATTTCCTCAATCCACACCCCACAAGAACAAGAACACATTTTCCGGAGCCGATATCCGCCCGTTCTGGTGCCGGAAAACGTCACAATTCCTCAATTTGTGCTTGAAAATGCTGAATTGTATGCAAACAATGTGGCTTTTGTGGATTCTTTGACCGGAAAATCTTACACTTATGGTGAATTTACTAGAGAAACTAAGAGATTTGCTAAGGCTTTGAGGTCTATTGGATTGAGGAAAGGGCATGTTGTGGTGGTTGCTCTTCCGAATATTGCGGAGTATGCGATTGTTGCTTTGGGAATTATGGCCGCCGGTGGTGTTTTTTCCGGTACTAATCCGGCAGGTCATGTTTCTGAAATTAAGAAACAAGCTGAAGCTGCTGATGCTAAGCTTATTGTCACGGATGATACTCATTATGGAAAG GTAAAAGCCATAGAACTCCCAGTAATCGTCCTAGGCGAAACATGCAACGGAAACGCAATGAACTGGACCGAACTCCTCAACGCCGCCGACCGATCAACCGACAACTACCCGTCAGAAAAAATCGAGCAAACCGACCTCTGCGCCCTCCCATTCTCTTCAGGCACCACAGGACTCTCAAAAGGAGTAAAACTAACCCACAGAAACCTAGTAGCCAACCTATGCTCAACTCTCTTCAGCGTTGGCCCTGAAATGATAGGGCAAGTGACAACATTAGGGCTAATTCCATTTTTCCACATCTATGGGATCACTGGGATATGTTTTGCAACACTTAGGAATAAAGGGAAAGTGGTGGTGATGAATAGGTTTGAATTAAGGTTATTTATGAATGCTTTGATTACACATGAAATCAATTTTGCCCCAATTGTTCCTCCGATTATATTAGCTTTGGTGAAGAATCCAATTGTGGAGGAGTTTGATCTTTCTAAGCTGAAATTGAGAGCTGTTATGACTGCTGCTGCTCCACTGGCTCCTGATTTGCTTACTGCTTTTGAAGTTAAGTTCCCTGGGGTTCAAGTTCAAGAG GCATATGGATTGACAGAGCACAGCTGCATAACACTGAGCCATGGAGATCCAAGCAAAGGACATGGAAATTCAAAGAAAAACTCAGTTGGATACATTCTTCCTAATTTAGAAATCAAGTTTGTTCATCCTGAAACCAACAAATCTCTCCCTGTTAACACTCATGGTGAACTTTGTGTTAGAAGTCAATGTGTTATGCAAG GTTACTACAAGAACGAAGAAGAAACCGCAAGGACAATTGATATAGATGGATGGTTGCATACCGGTGATATTGGTTACATTGATGATGAAGGAGATATCTTCATTGTTGATCGCATCAAAGAACTTATCAAGTTCAAAGGCTTTCAA GTCGCTCCTGCCGAGCTAGAGGCTATCCTCCTTAGTCATTCTTCTGTTGAAGATGCTGCTGTTGTACC GCTACCAGATGAAGAAGCAGGGGAGATTCCAGCAGCCTGTGTTGTAATAAACAAAAAAGCAAAACTAAGTGAAGAAGATGTAATGAATTTTGTGGCAAAAAATGTTGCTACTTACAAGAAAATAAGAGTTGTTCAATTTGTGGATTCAATTCCAAAATCACCCTCAGGCAAAATCATGAGAAGGCTTCTTAAAGACAAAATGAttgagaagatgaagatgaagaaccctaattcatcatcatcatcataa